The following are encoded in a window of Streptomyces sp. 11x1 genomic DNA:
- a CDS encoding MFS transporter, which produces MSVPAAPPGQPKKAATAAWIGSALEYYDFFIYGSAAALIFPTVFFDESDPATATLLSLATFGVAYAARPIGALFLGHYGDRLGRKKIMVFTLILMGLSTFLIGCLPTRDQVGTLAPVLLVICRVLQGISAAGEQASANSMTLEHAPSDRRGFFTSFTLSGTQGGQLLATLVFIPIAALPEDQLLSWGWRVPFWMSIAVAVVGYVIRRTLDETPAFTQQTESEGVAKLPLAILMREHWADVLRVIAGALVASVSTIFTVWALAYGTSESVGLSRSSMLWVGALANLVALGAIPLWATLSDRIGRRPVFLIGAAGSAVMMFVYLWAISTGAYPLVLVLGIVTFGVVYSAANGIWPSFYGEMFSTRVRLSGMAIGTQIGFAIAGFAVTFAAQIAGPDGDDWFAVALFTSALCVPAVLAALTARETHRIPTELLGTRTPHTESDRERVAA; this is translated from the coding sequence AGAAGGCCGCCACGGCCGCCTGGATCGGCAGCGCCCTGGAGTACTACGACTTCTTCATCTACGGCAGCGCCGCCGCCCTGATCTTCCCGACGGTCTTCTTCGACGAGTCCGACCCGGCCACGGCGACCCTGCTCTCCCTGGCCACGTTCGGCGTCGCCTACGCCGCACGGCCGATCGGCGCGCTGTTCCTCGGGCACTACGGCGACCGCCTCGGCCGCAAGAAGATCATGGTCTTCACGCTGATCCTGATGGGGCTGTCGACGTTCCTGATCGGCTGTCTGCCCACCCGCGACCAGGTCGGCACCCTCGCCCCGGTCCTCCTGGTGATCTGCCGTGTCCTGCAAGGCATATCGGCGGCCGGTGAGCAGGCCAGCGCGAACTCGATGACGCTGGAACACGCGCCGTCGGACCGGCGCGGCTTCTTCACCAGCTTCACCCTGAGCGGCACCCAGGGCGGGCAGCTGCTGGCCACCCTGGTCTTCATCCCGATCGCCGCGCTCCCCGAGGACCAGTTGCTCTCCTGGGGCTGGCGCGTCCCGTTCTGGATGAGCATCGCCGTCGCCGTCGTCGGCTACGTCATCCGCCGCACCCTGGACGAGACGCCGGCCTTCACCCAGCAGACCGAGTCCGAGGGCGTCGCCAAGCTGCCGCTGGCCATCCTGATGCGCGAGCACTGGGCGGACGTGCTCCGGGTGATCGCGGGCGCGCTGGTCGCCTCGGTCTCCACGATCTTCACCGTGTGGGCGCTGGCCTACGGCACGAGCGAGTCGGTCGGCCTGTCCCGCTCCTCGATGCTGTGGGTGGGCGCGCTCGCCAACCTGGTCGCGCTCGGCGCCATACCGCTGTGGGCCACGCTGTCCGACCGCATCGGCCGCCGTCCGGTGTTCCTGATCGGCGCGGCCGGCAGTGCGGTGATGATGTTCGTCTACCTGTGGGCGATCTCCACCGGCGCGTACCCGCTGGTCCTGGTCCTGGGCATCGTCACCTTCGGTGTCGTCTACAGCGCCGCGAACGGCATCTGGCCCTCCTTCTACGGCGAGATGTTCTCCACCCGGGTCCGGCTGTCCGGCATGGCCATCGGCACCCAGATCGGCTTCGCCATCGCCGGTTTCGCCGTCACCTTCGCCGCGCAGATCGCCGGTCCGGACGGCGACGACTGGTTCGCCGTGGCCCTCTTCACCTCGGCGCTGTGCGTCCCGGCGGTCCTCGCCGCGCTCACCGCCCGCGAGACCCACAGGATCCCGACGGAGCTCCTCGGCACCCGCACCCCGCACACGGAGAGCGACCGGGAGCGCGTCGCGGCCTGA
- a CDS encoding ABC transporter substrate-binding protein codes for MITGEPSPDRHADDAGGPILVGALVPLSPPGWVEAGRHLLAGLELGVREVNDAGGVAGRPLELVVRDTAADPRRVSAAVDELAHLGVVALAGEYHSVVARAAAGRADALGLPFLCSSAVLDGLTEQPTDWVARLPPPQSRGWRIYADHLLAEGHRRVAVVTQPSVYWAAGTGILRDHLAAYGGTVVELDSGALTLDGVCDALVDRGATALLLLVGHPQPAVPIVRAVRRDCRLADVLIGAPAGQPELADWATSLGADGAGVPFLSYQPDRLGPLGSRVGTGLGDRLGEAPSFVAFEGYDTIAVLAEAMRTHGTDRAGVAAAWPHVTVEGTRGRIGFSRVPGIGVWQWAGAPVLVVDGDPAAPGRLRVLHRG; via the coding sequence ATGATCACAGGCGAGCCCAGCCCGGACCGTCACGCGGACGACGCCGGTGGACCGATCCTGGTCGGCGCACTCGTCCCCCTGAGCCCGCCCGGCTGGGTCGAGGCGGGCCGGCATCTGCTCGCCGGACTGGAGTTGGGCGTGCGCGAGGTCAACGACGCCGGCGGTGTCGCCGGCAGGCCTCTCGAACTGGTGGTCAGGGACACCGCCGCCGATCCGCGGCGGGTCTCTGCGGCCGTCGACGAACTCGCACACCTGGGCGTGGTCGCCCTGGCCGGGGAGTACCACAGCGTCGTCGCCCGCGCCGCGGCCGGCCGGGCCGACGCCCTCGGCCTGCCGTTCCTCTGCTCGTCGGCGGTGCTCGACGGGCTCACCGAACAGCCGACGGACTGGGTCGCGCGCCTTCCCCCGCCGCAGTCCCGGGGCTGGCGTATCTATGCCGACCACCTTCTGGCCGAGGGCCACCGCCGGGTCGCCGTCGTCACCCAGCCGAGCGTCTACTGGGCCGCCGGGACCGGCATCCTGCGGGACCACCTCGCCGCGTACGGCGGCACCGTCGTCGAACTCGACAGCGGCGCGCTCACCCTCGACGGCGTGTGCGACGCGCTCGTCGACCGGGGCGCGACCGCCCTGCTCCTGCTGGTCGGCCACCCGCAGCCGGCCGTGCCGATCGTCAGGGCCGTACGGCGTGACTGCCGCCTCGCCGACGTGCTGATTGGTGCTCCGGCCGGGCAGCCGGAGCTCGCCGACTGGGCGACGTCGCTGGGGGCCGACGGCGCCGGAGTTCCGTTCCTGAGCTATCAGCCCGACCGGCTCGGCCCCCTCGGCTCACGTGTCGGGACGGGCCTCGGCGATCGGCTGGGCGAGGCTCCCTCCTTCGTCGCCTTCGAGGGCTACGACACGATCGCCGTCCTCGCCGAGGCCATGCGCACGCACGGCACGGACCGGGCGGGCGTCGCCGCGGCCTGGCCGCACGTCACGGTCGAGGGCACCCGTGGCCGGATCGGCTTCTCCCGGGTACCGGGCATCGGTGTGTGGCAGTGGGCCGGGGCGCCGGTCCTGGTCGTGGACGGGGATCCGGCGGCACCGGGACGCCTGCGGGTGCTGCACAGGGGCTGA
- a CDS encoding TetR/AcrR family transcriptional regulator, with the protein MDERNTGLRSRLVDVGVELVTAEGVQALSLREIARRAGVSHGAPRRYFPTHLELLSAIARRGFEELAGRGVEALGDGTVGPREQIATLGRVYLDFALTNRGMHELMFRHDLLESNALGLRDASLPMFTLLVDLVGRARPDADARLVAGSLLANLYGIAQLWTWGSLQLTTGADDFTLLLHTALDAHLGSEER; encoded by the coding sequence ATGGACGAACGGAACACGGGACTGCGGTCCCGACTGGTCGACGTCGGGGTCGAGTTGGTGACGGCGGAGGGCGTGCAGGCCCTGTCGCTGCGGGAGATCGCGCGGCGGGCCGGCGTGTCGCACGGGGCGCCGCGCCGGTACTTCCCGACGCACCTGGAGCTGCTGTCGGCCATCGCGCGCCGGGGTTTCGAGGAGCTGGCGGGCCGAGGGGTCGAGGCGCTCGGGGACGGCACGGTGGGGCCGCGTGAGCAGATCGCGACGCTTGGGCGCGTCTACCTGGACTTCGCGCTCACCAACCGGGGCATGCACGAGCTGATGTTCCGTCACGACCTGCTGGAAAGCAACGCGTTGGGGCTGCGGGACGCCAGTCTCCCGATGTTCACGCTGTTGGTGGATCTCGTCGGGCGGGCCCGGCCCGACGCCGACGCGCGGCTCGTCGCGGGCTCGCTGCTGGCGAACCTCTACGGCATCGCCCAGCTCTGGACCTGGGGCAGCCTCCAACTCACCACCGGAGCCGACGACTTCACCCTCCTGCTGCACACCGCGCTGGACGCGCACCTGGGAAGCGAGGAGCGGTGA
- a CDS encoding MFS transporter encodes MSASSRRLTLAASVLGAVLVALDGTVLVIAQPALRRDLDASLTEVQWTSTGYLIAVAALLVFAGRLGDRFGHRRVFAWGVLGFGAASAGIGCASEVGWVIALRVVQGVFGALLQPATLGMLRAAFPPDRLAMPIALRTSAIGVAVAAGPLVGGVLVEQVGWRAVFFLNVLPALLMGLPALAVRDPEAQRSRPVPASRLDLPGAALLAVALAALVHTLVGVPDHGWTAADVLVLSIAVAAAAVLVRHERRTPDPLLPSAVLGSPPVRAALGVLVTASAAMLGALFVCSFVLQDVLGLDPLRTSLVALPGGVTMVLGAPLSAVLLRRWGARPTALTGTLLLTAGLLTLSRLGPGSSTALIGGGFLLLGAGFGALMVTATAVVVRHAPQEVAGVAGGLQQTAMNVGPALGVAAATTLMPLGTGPALLLLAGAAALGAPLALRMPRPARPARDGTRSVRNDEDKKREGDEHDREP; translated from the coding sequence GTGTCCGCGTCGTCCCGCCGTCTCACCCTAGCGGCCAGTGTGCTCGGTGCGGTGCTCGTCGCCCTCGACGGCACGGTGCTGGTGATCGCCCAGCCGGCCCTGCGGCGCGACCTGGACGCCTCCCTCACCGAGGTGCAGTGGACCAGCACCGGGTATCTGATCGCGGTGGCCGCGCTGTTGGTGTTCGCGGGACGGCTGGGCGACCGGTTCGGGCATCGACGGGTGTTCGCCTGGGGTGTGCTGGGGTTCGGCGCGGCCTCCGCCGGCATCGGGTGCGCGTCCGAGGTGGGCTGGGTGATCGCTCTGCGGGTGGTCCAGGGGGTCTTCGGCGCGCTGTTGCAGCCCGCCACGCTCGGCATGCTGCGGGCGGCGTTCCCGCCCGACCGGCTGGCCATGCCCATCGCGCTGCGGACCAGTGCCATCGGGGTCGCGGTGGCGGCCGGTCCGCTGGTCGGCGGGGTGCTCGTCGAGCAGGTGGGCTGGCGGGCGGTGTTCTTCCTCAACGTCCTACCGGCGCTGCTCATGGGCCTGCCTGCCCTGGCGGTGCGCGATCCCGAGGCACAGCGATCGCGGCCGGTACCCGCGTCCCGCCTCGACCTGCCGGGCGCCGCACTGCTCGCCGTGGCCCTCGCGGCCCTCGTCCACACCCTGGTCGGGGTACCGGACCACGGCTGGACGGCCGCCGACGTGCTCGTCCTGTCGATCGCCGTCGCCGCGGCGGCCGTCCTCGTCCGCCACGAACGGCGGACCCCGGATCCGTTGCTGCCGTCCGCCGTGCTGGGCTCGCCGCCCGTGCGAGCGGCGCTCGGGGTGCTGGTGACCGCCTCCGCGGCGATGCTGGGCGCGCTGTTCGTGTGCAGCTTCGTGCTCCAGGACGTGCTCGGCCTGGACCCGCTGCGCACCAGCCTCGTGGCCCTGCCCGGCGGGGTGACGATGGTGCTCGGGGCGCCGCTGTCGGCCGTCCTGCTGCGGCGGTGGGGCGCCCGTCCCACCGCCCTCACGGGGACCCTGCTGCTCACCGCCGGACTGCTGACGCTGTCCCGTCTCGGCCCCGGGTCGTCGACGGCGCTGATCGGGGGCGGGTTCCTGCTGCTCGGGGCCGGTTTCGGCGCACTGATGGTCACCGCGACCGCCGTCGTCGTACGGCACGCGCCGCAGGAGGTGGCCGGGGTCGCGGGCGGACTTCAGCAGACCGCGATGAACGTCGGTCCGGCGCTCGGTGTGGCGGCCGCGACCACGCTCATGCCGCTCGGGACGGGCCCGGCGCTGCTGCTCCTGGCCGGTGCGGCCGCGCTGGGTGCGCCTCTCGCTCTGCGAATGCCCCGACCCGCCCGCCCCGCGAGGGATGGAACGCGATCAGTACGGAACGATGAAGACAAGAAGCGTGAAGGCGACGAGCACGATCGCGAGCCGTGA
- a CDS encoding serine hydrolase domain-containing protein: MERLRREVEPREAGLDPKTLARLDEYLALQVEEGRLPGYLLSLARGGHVAHLTTYGLRDRAAGLPVETDTLWRVYSMTKPVTSVAALILVEEGRLSLDDPVSRHLPEFAEPRVYESGEGADVRTRPAERPLLVRHLMTHTSGLTFGFYYDHPVDALYRDAGLENSVRPGATLAQTIAEYARLPLQFEPGAQWNYSVSTNVLGRIVEVVSGQDLDAFFAERILGPLGMTDAGFQVTPEQAGRLAELYGEQEDGSIAPVPGLPVRGRPRFLSGSGGMVATARDYHRFAEFLRRRGELDGVRLLSAESIDMMATNQLPGGADIHTYGSAFHRQPGNVGVGFGLGVSVVVDPAVTECPSSLGAFGWTGAATTIFWVDPRRDLTVQFMTQVRRRSSFSVYPELKRLVHEAVLQPRVRWGSSRSSPRP, from the coding sequence ATGGAACGACTGCGCCGAGAGGTCGAACCGCGCGAGGCCGGCCTCGACCCGAAGACCCTGGCCCGCCTGGACGAGTACCTCGCCCTCCAGGTCGAGGAGGGGCGCCTGCCCGGTTACCTCCTCTCCCTCGCCCGCGGCGGTCACGTCGCCCACCTCACGACCTACGGCCTGCGCGACCGCGCGGCGGGGCTGCCCGTCGAGACGGACACGCTGTGGCGGGTGTACTCCATGACCAAGCCCGTCACGTCCGTCGCCGCGCTGATACTGGTCGAGGAGGGACGGCTGTCGCTCGACGACCCGGTCTCCCGGCACCTCCCGGAGTTCGCCGAGCCGCGCGTGTACGAGTCCGGTGAGGGCGCCGACGTCCGGACCCGCCCGGCGGAGCGGCCTCTCCTCGTGCGCCATCTGATGACCCACACCTCGGGCCTGACCTTCGGTTTCTACTACGACCACCCGGTGGACGCGCTCTACCGGGACGCGGGCCTGGAGAACTCCGTACGGCCGGGTGCCACCCTGGCGCAGACGATCGCGGAGTACGCGCGCCTGCCCCTGCAGTTCGAGCCGGGCGCGCAGTGGAACTACTCGGTCTCCACCAATGTCCTCGGCCGGATCGTGGAGGTGGTGTCGGGGCAGGACCTCGACGCGTTCTTCGCCGAGCGGATCCTCGGCCCGCTCGGCATGACGGACGCGGGCTTCCAGGTGACCCCCGAACAGGCGGGGCGGCTGGCCGAGTTGTACGGCGAGCAGGAGGACGGCTCGATCGCGCCGGTGCCCGGCCTCCCGGTGCGCGGGCGGCCGCGCTTCCTGTCCGGCAGCGGCGGGATGGTCGCCACCGCCCGGGACTACCATCGGTTCGCCGAGTTCCTGCGGCGGCGCGGCGAACTCGACGGCGTACGGCTGCTGTCCGCCGAGTCCATCGACATGATGGCCACGAATCAGCTGCCGGGCGGTGCCGACATCCACACGTACGGCAGCGCGTTCCACCGGCAGCCGGGGAACGTGGGGGTCGGTTTCGGGCTCGGGGTCTCCGTCGTCGTCGACCCCGCGGTGACGGAGTGCCCGTCCTCCCTGGGGGCGTTCGGGTGGACCGGGGCGGCGACGACGATCTTCTGGGTGGATCCCCGGCGGGACCTGACGGTGCAGTTCATGACGCAGGTGCGGCGGCGGTCGTCGTTCTCGGTGTATCCCGAGTTGAAGCGGTTGGTTCACGAGGCCGTGCTTCAGCCGCGGGTCCGGTGGGGGTCCTCGCGCAGTTCCCCGCGCCCCTGA
- a CDS encoding saccharopine dehydrogenase produces MTDLHLWLRHETRTTERRTPIVPSDARRLVESGVRITVEDSPQRIFPREEYEEAGCQIADPGSWVSASARAVIVGLKELPDEPAELTHRHVFFGHAYKGQPGAEALLRRFAAGGGALLDLEYLVDDQGRRLAAFGFWAGYLGAALAVLHHRGALRAPLVPTTKEAMEAELRGSRGDLTALVIGALGRSGRGARVALEEAGVEPTCWDLAETRDLDRPALLAHDLMVNTVLTTSPVPPFLTDKDLDGPDRRLRTLSDVTVDVGSPMNVLPVYDTTTEWDRPVRRLREHPPLDLIAIDNLPSLLPREASTDFSAALLPQLLDFETSGAWGRCLDRFRRANDELGLTER; encoded by the coding sequence ATGACCGATCTCCACTTGTGGCTCCGCCACGAGACCCGCACCACCGAACGTCGCACCCCGATCGTGCCGTCCGACGCCCGGCGGCTCGTCGAGAGCGGCGTACGGATCACCGTCGAGGACTCCCCTCAGCGGATCTTCCCCAGGGAGGAGTACGAGGAGGCCGGCTGCCAGATCGCCGATCCGGGCTCGTGGGTGTCGGCGTCGGCGCGCGCGGTGATCGTAGGCCTCAAGGAACTGCCGGACGAACCCGCTGAACTGACCCATCGTCATGTCTTCTTCGGGCACGCCTACAAGGGGCAGCCCGGCGCCGAGGCGCTGCTGCGCAGATTCGCGGCCGGGGGCGGGGCGCTGCTCGACCTGGAGTACCTGGTGGACGACCAAGGCCGTCGGCTCGCCGCCTTCGGCTTCTGGGCGGGCTATCTGGGCGCGGCCCTCGCCGTGCTCCACCACCGGGGCGCGCTCCGGGCTCCCCTCGTCCCCACCACCAAGGAGGCGATGGAGGCCGAACTCCGCGGCTCGCGAGGCGACTTGACCGCGCTGGTGATCGGCGCCCTCGGCCGCAGCGGCCGAGGCGCGCGGGTCGCCCTCGAAGAGGCGGGCGTCGAGCCGACCTGCTGGGACCTGGCGGAGACCCGCGACCTGGACCGGCCGGCCCTGCTGGCCCACGACTTGATGGTCAACACCGTCCTGACAACCAGCCCGGTCCCGCCGTTCCTGACGGACAAGGACCTCGACGGGCCGGACCGTCGGCTCCGCACCCTCTCGGACGTCACGGTCGACGTCGGCTCACCCATGAACGTCCTGCCGGTCTACGACACGACCACCGAATGGGACCGCCCGGTACGGCGGCTGCGCGAACACCCTCCGCTCGATCTCATCGCCATCGACAACCTGCCCTCCCTGCTGCCCCGCGAGGCGAGCACCGACTTCTCGGCCGCGCTGCTGCCGCAGCTGCTGGACTTCGAGACGAGTGGTGCCTGGGGGCGCTGCCTGGACCGATTCCGCCGGGCGAATGACGAACTGGGCCTCACAGAAAGGTAG
- a CDS encoding FAD-binding oxidoreductase: MIRSARVVVIGGGVIGTSIAYHLAAAGVDDVVLVERDELASGSTARAAGGVRAQFSDELNIQLGARSLEAFGRFRRELGHDIGLHRVGYLFLLTTPDEVAQFEAGVQLQNDLGVPSRMVDPEEARRLSPLISTDGLLAAAFSPDDGHCTPESVVHGYAAGARRHGATVLRNCEALGIETWRDTITAVVTSKGRIVTDTVVCAAGAWSRSVGAMVGVDLPVEPLRRQIAVTEPVPDLPPNLPMTIDFTSSLYFHTEGPGLLVGMSDPDERPGFATDTHDRWIPHLYEAMRRRAPSLLDLRRTGGWAGLYEITPDHNALIGEAGSCSRFLYATGFSGHGFLQGPAVGEVVRDLYLGRVPFVDISPLTVDRFTADALRPEANLV, translated from the coding sequence GTGATCCGCAGCGCACGGGTCGTCGTCATCGGGGGAGGGGTCATCGGGACGAGCATCGCCTACCACCTGGCGGCCGCCGGAGTGGACGACGTCGTCCTCGTCGAACGCGACGAACTGGCCTCCGGGTCCACGGCGAGGGCCGCCGGCGGGGTTCGCGCGCAGTTCTCCGACGAACTCAACATCCAGCTCGGCGCCCGGAGCCTGGAGGCATTCGGCCGCTTCCGGCGCGAACTCGGCCACGACATCGGCCTGCACCGCGTCGGCTACCTCTTCCTCCTGACGACCCCCGACGAGGTCGCCCAGTTCGAGGCGGGCGTCCAGCTCCAGAACGACCTGGGCGTGCCCAGCCGCATGGTGGATCCCGAGGAGGCCCGGCGGCTCTCCCCGCTGATCTCCACCGACGGCCTGCTGGCCGCGGCGTTCTCGCCCGACGACGGGCACTGCACCCCAGAGTCCGTGGTCCACGGCTACGCCGCCGGGGCCCGCCGCCACGGGGCGACCGTGCTGCGCAACTGCGAGGCCCTCGGCATCGAGACCTGGCGGGACACCATCACCGCGGTGGTCACCAGCAAGGGCCGCATCGTCACCGACACGGTCGTGTGCGCGGCCGGCGCCTGGTCCCGTTCCGTCGGCGCCATGGTCGGCGTCGACCTTCCGGTGGAACCCCTGCGCCGCCAGATCGCCGTCACCGAACCGGTCCCGGACCTCCCGCCGAACCTCCCCATGACGATCGACTTCACCAGCAGCCTCTACTTCCACACCGAGGGACCCGGCCTCCTGGTCGGCATGTCCGACCCCGACGAGCGCCCCGGCTTCGCCACCGACACCCACGACCGCTGGATCCCCCACCTGTACGAGGCCATGCGGCGCCGCGCCCCCTCCCTGCTGGACCTGCGCCGCACGGGCGGCTGGGCGGGCCTGTACGAGATCACGCCGGACCACAACGCCCTGATCGGCGAGGCCGGTTCCTGCTCCCGCTTCCTGTACGCGACCGGGTTCTCCGGCCACGGGTTCCTCCAGGGCCCGGCGGTCGGCGAGGTGGTCCGCGACCTGTACCTGGGCCGCGTACCCTTCGTCGACATCAGCCCCTTGACCGTCGACCGGTTCACGGCCGACGCGCTGCGCCCGGAGGCCAACCTCGTATGA
- the ribA gene encoding GTP cyclohydrolase II, which translates to MTENVGVLGANAQSSGAVRVVNAPLPTTYGDFEAVGYLDQDRGEEQVALVYGDISGGEGILIRLHSECLTGDAFGSQHCECGEQLDSALRAIVAEGRGILVYLRGHEGRGIGLLAKLQAMKLQAEGLDTVEANLALGLPVDARDYRVAAEMLHDLGVRSVRLMSNNPRKREALLRHGIKVSEQVPLLITPCEDNITYLRTKRERLDHYLPHLDAVVHSS; encoded by the coding sequence ATGACAGAAAATGTTGGTGTACTCGGCGCGAATGCCCAGTCCTCCGGCGCCGTACGCGTGGTGAACGCCCCCCTGCCCACCACCTACGGCGACTTCGAGGCCGTAGGTTATCTCGACCAGGACCGCGGCGAAGAACAAGTGGCACTGGTGTACGGCGACATCAGCGGCGGTGAGGGAATTCTCATCCGGCTGCACTCGGAGTGCCTGACCGGTGACGCGTTCGGTTCCCAGCACTGCGAATGCGGCGAACAACTCGACAGCGCGCTGCGGGCGATAGTCGCCGAGGGGCGCGGCATCCTCGTCTATCTGCGCGGCCACGAGGGCCGCGGCATCGGCCTGCTCGCCAAGCTGCAGGCGATGAAGCTCCAGGCGGAGGGCCTGGACACCGTCGAGGCCAACCTCGCCCTCGGCCTGCCGGTGGACGCCCGCGACTACCGGGTGGCGGCCGAGATGCTGCACGACCTCGGCGTACGATCGGTCCGGCTGATGTCGAACAACCCCCGCAAGCGGGAGGCGCTGCTGCGCCACGGCATCAAGGTCTCCGAGCAGGTGCCGCTGCTCATCACCCCGTGCGAGGACAACATCACCTACCTGCGCACCAAGCGCGAGCGGCTCGACCACTACCTGCCGCACCTGGACGCGGTGGTCCACTCGTCCTGA
- a CDS encoding creatininase family protein: MSSSSLVPTDTTADVRARGAAAGRQVAVLPVGSYEQHGPYLPLATDTLVACAIAREIAGAYPVHLLPPVTIACSHEHAAWPGTVSISATTLHAMVTDIAASLRRSGVEALVVVNGHGGNYVLGNVVQESTAAGHRMALFPAMEDWDAARERAGVQTSLLSDMHAGEIETSILLHCHPELVRPGHETTDFLADDRRHLLSLGMSAYTDSGVIGRPSLASATKGKELLAGFVESFGAYLSLVTSDAWGEGPVPSPVSPSGD; encoded by the coding sequence ATGAGCAGTTCGAGTCTTGTACCGACGGACACCACCGCGGACGTCCGGGCGCGGGGGGCGGCGGCGGGCCGGCAGGTCGCGGTGCTCCCGGTCGGCAGCTACGAGCAGCACGGTCCGTATCTGCCTCTGGCCACCGACACGCTGGTCGCCTGCGCGATAGCCCGGGAGATAGCCGGCGCGTACCCCGTGCATCTGCTGCCGCCCGTGACCATCGCCTGCTCGCACGAGCACGCGGCCTGGCCCGGCACCGTCAGCATCTCCGCGACGACGCTGCACGCGATGGTGACCGACATCGCCGCGTCCCTGCGCCGGTCGGGCGTCGAGGCGCTGGTGGTGGTGAACGGACACGGTGGGAACTATGTGCTGGGCAATGTCGTCCAGGAATCCACCGCGGCGGGACATCGAATGGCGCTTTTCCCGGCGATGGAGGACTGGGACGCCGCACGCGAACGGGCGGGCGTACAGACCTCGTTGCTCAGTGATATGCATGCGGGAGAAATTGAGACCTCCATACTTCTGCATTGCCATCCCGAATTGGTCCGACCCGGTCACGAGACCACCGATTTCCTTGCCGACGACCGCCGTCATCTCCTCTCCCTCGGCATGTCGGCCTACACCGATTCCGGTGTGATCGGCCGTCCGTCCCTGGCGTCCGCCACGAAGGGGAAAGAGTTGCTGGCGGGTTTCGTGGAATCCTTCGGGGCGTACCTCTCGTTGGTCACCTCGGACGCCTGGGGCGAGGGTCCGGTTCCCTCTCCGGTCTCCCCCTCGGGCGACTGA
- a CDS encoding methyltransferase domain-containing protein encodes MTTSADMTMSAGGPLSTGGPLPKGATSAAGTSAAAGATAAAGGTTAAGPAGGVLSMAGRGGDTPAPEGHQYAPQWLELRESADADARAAELLDPLRIRLANLPGRATGLTVHDLGCGTGSMGRWLAPRLDGAQRWVLHDQDPNLLRLAVARAPRAAADGSPVTVTTRRGDIGRLTAADLDGASLVTASALLDVLTVEEIEALAAACAGAGVPALLTLSVVGRVDLLPAHPMDTEIAEAFNAHQRASDLLGPDAITVACEAFAQRGATVRVHPSPWQLDTRHTALVEEWLRGWVGAACEQRPEITERAEAYLRDRLAANAAGELRAVVHHSDLLALPRPRGGAS; translated from the coding sequence ATGACCACTTCAGCCGATATGACCATGTCCGCAGGTGGGCCCCTGTCGACGGGCGGGCCGCTGCCCAAGGGGGCGACCTCGGCGGCGGGTACGTCGGCCGCCGCGGGGGCGACTGCCGCGGCCGGTGGGACCACGGCCGCCGGGCCCGCCGGTGGGGTGCTGAGCATGGCGGGACGCGGCGGGGACACGCCGGCGCCCGAGGGCCACCAGTACGCGCCGCAGTGGCTGGAGTTGCGCGAGAGCGCCGACGCCGACGCCCGCGCGGCGGAACTGCTGGACCCGCTGCGGATCCGCCTCGCGAACCTGCCAGGCCGGGCCACCGGGCTGACCGTGCACGACCTCGGCTGCGGCACCGGCTCGATGGGGCGCTGGCTCGCGCCCCGGCTGGACGGCGCCCAGCGGTGGGTGCTGCACGACCAGGACCCGAACCTGCTGCGGCTGGCCGTCGCGCGGGCGCCGCGCGCCGCCGCCGACGGCAGCCCCGTCACGGTCACCACGCGGCGCGGTGACATCGGACGGCTCACGGCGGCCGACCTCGACGGTGCCTCGCTGGTCACGGCGTCCGCGCTGCTCGACGTGCTCACGGTGGAGGAGATCGAGGCGCTCGCGGCGGCCTGCGCGGGCGCCGGTGTCCCCGCGCTGCTGACGCTCTCGGTCGTGGGCCGGGTGGACCTCCTCCCCGCGCACCCCATGGACACCGAGATCGCCGAGGCGTTCAACGCCCACCAGCGCGCGAGCGATCTGCTCGGACCGGACGCGATCACCGTGGCCTGCGAGGCGTTCGCCCAGCGCGGCGCCACGGTCCGGGTCCACCCGAGCCCCTGGCAGCTCGACACCCGGCACACCGCCCTCGTCGAGGAGTGGCTGCGCGGCTGGGTCGGCGCCGCCTGCGAGCAGCGCCCCGAAATCACCGAGCGGGCCGAGGCGTACCTCCGCGACCGCCTCGCGGCCAACGCGGCCGGCGAACTCCGCGCCGTCGTCCACCACAGCGACCTCCTGGCGCTTCCCCGGCCGAGGGGCGGAGCCTCATGA